In one window of Mesoplodon densirostris isolate mMesDen1 chromosome 4, mMesDen1 primary haplotype, whole genome shotgun sequence DNA:
- the VIM gene encoding vimentin produces MSSRSMSSSSYRRMFGGPGTASRPSSSRSYVTTATRTYSLGSSLRPGTSRSLYASSPGGVYATRSAAVRLRSSVPGVRLLQDSVDFSLADAINTEFKNTRTNEKVELQELNDRFANYIDKVRFLEQQNKILLAELEQLKGQGKSRLGDLYEEEMRELRRQVDQLTNDKARVEVERDNMSEDIMRLREKLQEEMLQREEAESTLQSFRQDVDNASLARLDLERKVESLQEEIAFLKKLHDEEIQELQAQIQEQHVQIDMDVSKPDLTAALRDVRQQYESVAAKNLQEAEEWYKSKFADLSEAANRNNDALRQAKQESNEYRRQVQSLTCEVDALKGTNESLERQMREMEENFAVEAANYQDTIGRLQDEIQNMKEEMARHLREYQDLLNVKMALDIEIATYRKLLEGEESRIALPLPNFSSLNLRETNLDSLPLVDTHSKRTLLIKTVETRDGQVINETSQHHDDLE; encoded by the exons ATGTCCAGCAGGTCCATGTCCTCGTCCTCCTACCGCAGGATGTTCGGCGGTCCCGGCACCGCGAGCCGGCCGAGCTCCAGCCGGAGCTACGTGACCACGGCCACCCGCACCTACAGCCTGGGCAGCTCGCTGCGCCCCGGCACCAGCCGCAGCCTCTACGCCTCGTCCCCGGGCGGCGTGTACGCCACGCGCTCCGCGGCCGTGCGCCTGCGGAGCAGCGTGCCCGGCGTGCGCCTGCTGCAGGACTCGGTGGACTTCTCGCTGGCCGACGCCATCAACACCGAGTTCAAGAACACGCGCACCAACGAGAAGGTGGAGCTGCAGGAGCTGAACGACCGCTTCGCCAACTACATCGATAAGGTGCGCTTCCTGGAGCAGCAGAACAAGATCCTGCTGGCCGAGCTCGAGCAGCTCAAGGGCCAGGGCAAGTCGCGCCTGGGGGACCTCTACGAGGAGGAGATGCGAGAGCTGCGCCGGCAGGTGGACCAGCTCACCAACGACAAAGCCCGCGTCGAGGTGGAGCGCGACAACATGTCCGAGGACATCATGCGTCTCCGGGAGAA GTTGCAGGAGGAGATGCTTCAGAGGGAGGAAGCCGAGAGCACCCTGCAGTCTTTCAGACAG GATGTTGACAATGCTTCACTGGCACGTCTGGACCTGGAGCGTAAAGTGGAATCCTTGCAAGAAGAGATTGCCTTTTTGAAGAAACTGCATGATGAG GAAATCCAGGAGCTGCAGGCCCAGATTCAAGAACAGCACGTCCAGATCGATATGGATGTTTCCAAGCCCGACCTCACGGCTGCCCTGCGTGACGTCCGCCAGCAGTACGAGAGCGTGGCCGCCAAGAACCTCCAGGAGGCTGAGGAATGGTACAAGTCCAAG TTCGCTGACCTCTCCGAGGCTGCTAACCGCAACAACGATGCCCTGCGCCAGGCCAAGCAGGAGTCGAACGAGTACCGTCGGCAGGTGCAGTCCCTCACCTGCGAGGTGGATGCCCTCAAAGGCACC AACGAGTCTCTGGAACGCCAGATGCGTGAAATGGAAGAGAACTTTGCCGTGGAAGCTGCTAACTACCAAGACACTATTGGCCGCCTGCAGGACGAGATTCAGAACATGAAGGAAGAGATGGCTCGTCACCTGCGTGAATACCAAGATCTGCTGAATGTTAAGATGGCTCTCGACATCGAGATTGCCACCTACAGGAAGCtgctggaaggagaggagagcag GATCGCTCTACCTCTTCCAAACTTTTCTTCCTTGAACCTGAGGG AAACCAATCTGGATTCACTCCCTCTGGTGGACACCCATTCAAAAAGGACACTTCTGATTAAGACGGTTGAAACCAGAGATGGACAG GTTATCAACGAAACTTCCCAGCATCACGATGATCTGGAATAA